The Phycisphaerae bacterium DNA window GCACCCCTTCCGCCACCCAAGCCGCAACAGCCCAGCCTGCCAACCGCGCAAATCGCGACCGGGCGTTGCTATTCGGCTCCGAATGTAGAAAATTGACGTTTTGTGAACTGGCCGAAGGAGCCAAGCCGGTGCGTGAACCGCTTTCGCTGTTCCCGGGCGACGACGTCCTGGGACTGATGACCGATTTTTACGAACTGACAATGGTCGCCGGGTACTGGTCGACCGGCCACATGCCCCGCGCGACCTTCGAAGCGTTCGTCCGCGCGCTGCCGCCGAACCGCCAGTACCTCCTGACCGCCGGCCTTGAACAGGCCGTTCACTACCTGTTGAACCTCCAGTTCACCGGCCGCGACATCGACTGGCTGCGAAGCCTCGACGAATTCCGGCACGTTAAACCCGGCTTCTGGAACTACTTACGCGCGTTCCGCTTCGACGGCGACGTCTGGGCCGTTCCGGAGGGTACGGTGATCTTCGGCGGCGAACCGCTGGTCCGGATCGCCGCGAGCCTGCCCGTTGCCCAACTCGTCGAAACCTACCTGCTGACCACGCTGAACGTCCAGACTCTGATCGCCACCAAGGCGGCCCGGATATGCGACGCCGCCGAGGGTCGTCCGGTAGTCGACTTTGGAGCCCGCCGCGCCCACGGTCCGCAGGCTGGACTGCTCGCCGCCCGGGCCAGCTTCATCGGCGGCTGTGTGGGAACCAGCAACGTTCACGCAGCCAGGACGTTGGGCATCAAGCCGGTGGGAACGCAGGCCCATTCATGGATAATGAGCTACGACGATGAGTTCCAGGCCTTCCAGGCCTACGCCGACGTCTTCCCCCAGAACACCATCTGCCTGATCGACACCTACGATACGATGGAGGGGGCCAGAACTGCTGCCCGTCTCGGCCACGTGCTTAAGGGGGTGCGGCTTGACAGCGGCGATCTAGTGCAACTGTCGCACAAGGTTCGCTGTGTGCTCGATGAGGCGGGCCTAAACCACGTCAAAATCGTGGGTTCCAGCGACCTGAACGAATTCACCATCCGCGAGATGCTCGCTGCGGGGGCCAGAATCGACCTTTTCGGTGTGGGGACGGACATGGTCACCAGCAAGGATCAGCCGGCCCTGTCGGTGGTCTACAAACTCGTCGAGATCGAAAAGGACGGCGCGCCGCGACCGGTGGTCAAGCTCTCAGCGGGCAAGGCAACGCTCGGTGGCGCCAAGCAGCTCTTCCGCTTCCACGACGGAAGTGGACGGTTCTGCCGTGACGTATTGGCTAAGGCCGACGAGACGCTCGAAGGCGGCGAGGCCCTGATGGTGCCGGTGATCCACTCGGGCAAGCTGGTTGCCGAACTGCCGGATCTGACGGCCATCCGCCAGCGGGCCCAACAGCAGATCGGCTCGCTGCCGCCACACCTGCGGGAGTTCCGTGGTCTGGCCGACTACCCGGTCGGACTATCCGATGGGCTGCGCCGCGTTCAGGAAAATCCAGTGCAGGGGGTACAGTACGACATATAGAATATAAGGAGATGGGTAGTCAATCATGATGAGGAAGAAATTTGAACGCGTACTGATCGACATCGACACCCAGCGGGATTTCATTGATCCCGACGGGGCACTCTTCTTCGAAGGTGCGGAAAAGACCATCCCGAATCTCGAAAAGCTGTTTGCCTGGGCCGCCGACAGGGGGGTGCCGATCATCTCGACCGTGGATTCCCATGACCCCGACGACCCCGAGTTCGCCGACTGGCCGCCGCACTGCGTGCTCGATACCTGGGGCCATGAAAAGCTGCCCGAAACCCTCATCGAGCCGCGAAAGGTGGTCCGGCGCGAGGGCGAGACGCTGGACGTCGATAGTCTTTTCGAGCGCTACCGGCAGGTGATCTTCCAGAAGCAGACGATCGGCCTCTTCGACAACCCGGCGCTCCAACAGGTGATTTCCGAACTCGACGTCGACTGCTACATTGTCTGCGGCGTCGCGACCGATTATTGTGTTAGGTCCATGGTCGAGAAGTTGCTCGAAATGGACCGGTGCGTGGAACTGGTGGTCGACGCCATCGAAGGCATCGACAAGCAGACGTCCGGTGATTTGGTCAAGACGTTCATCAGCCAAGGAGTGGCGCCGATGACCACGGCCGCCCTCGTGGCACGGCAGGAAGCTGGCGAGACATGAGAATTGCCCTGGCCCAGATCAACCCCGTCGTGGGTGATATCGAGGCGAACGCCGAGAAGATATGCGACTACACGCAGCAGGCCCGCTCGCAAGGCGCAGCACTGGTGATTTTCCCGGAACTGGCCCTGGTCGGCTATCCGCCCAAGGACCTGCTCGTCAAGCCCAGCTTCGTCGAGCGCAACCTGCGCGTCCTGGAGGAACTGGCCTCACGGACGCAGGGCATCGTCTCGCTGGTCGGCTGCGTCCAGCGGAACCTCCTGCCTCGCGGCCGGGCGCTGCACAATTCGGTCGCGGTGCTCGCCGAAGGCCGGGTCGCCAGCGTTCACCACAAGTCGCTGCTGCCGACCTATGATGTGTTCGACGAACTCCGCTACTTCGAGCCGGGCTCCATGAAGGCCCTGGCCCGGATCGACGGCCGGCGCGTCGGCATCAGCGTCTGCGAAGACCTCTGGACGGTCCAGGACGTGGTCGGCCGCGTCCTCTACCACTACGACCCCATCGCCGAACTGGCCAAGGAAGGGGCGGAGCTCTTCATCAACGCCGCCGCCAGCCCGTTCGCCATCGGCAAGGCCCGGATGCGCTCCGAACTGGTC harbors:
- a CDS encoding nicotinate phosphoribosyltransferase, with protein sequence MREPLSLFPGDDVLGLMTDFYELTMVAGYWSTGHMPRATFEAFVRALPPNRQYLLTAGLEQAVHYLLNLQFTGRDIDWLRSLDEFRHVKPGFWNYLRAFRFDGDVWAVPEGTVIFGGEPLVRIAASLPVAQLVETYLLTTLNVQTLIATKAARICDAAEGRPVVDFGARRAHGPQAGLLAARASFIGGCVGTSNVHAARTLGIKPVGTQAHSWIMSYDDEFQAFQAYADVFPQNTICLIDTYDTMEGARTAARLGHVLKGVRLDSGDLVQLSHKVRCVLDEAGLNHVKIVGSSDLNEFTIREMLAAGARIDLFGVGTDMVTSKDQPALSVVYKLVEIEKDGAPRPVVKLSAGKATLGGAKQLFRFHDGSGRFCRDVLAKADETLEGGEALMVPVIHSGKLVAELPDLTAIRQRAQQQIGSLPPHLREFRGLADYPVGLSDGLRRVQENPVQGVQYDI
- a CDS encoding cysteine hydrolase → MMRKKFERVLIDIDTQRDFIDPDGALFFEGAEKTIPNLEKLFAWAADRGVPIISTVDSHDPDDPEFADWPPHCVLDTWGHEKLPETLIEPRKVVRREGETLDVDSLFERYRQVIFQKQTIGLFDNPALQQVISELDVDCYIVCGVATDYCVRSMVEKLLEMDRCVELVVDAIEGIDKQTSGDLVKTFISQGVAPMTTAALVARQEAGET